One segment of Pseudomonas asgharzadehiana DNA contains the following:
- a CDS encoding TonB-dependent receptor, whose translation MPVASRLTLAIRTALLLAAASSNAWAAIAEPTDDSPPPLTLDATNVNARYTGPTDLPDVLAGGQVARGARLGMLGNKDVMDTPFSVTSYTAKTLADLQTVTVADALERDPSVRSTGQTGGIVDSFFVRGFAIGEGNLGELAYDGVYGVAPNYRAFTEYAERVEVLKGPGALMYGISPNSGVGGVINIVPKRPLDQDLTRFTGSYASDTQVGGHLDISRRFGDENQFGVRFNGSLQGGDTAVDSQNRDVGIGAIALDYRGERLRLNLDYLSQKESFEGASRPFTIAPGADVPSAANGRTSLPQKWGWSDTKEQSALLGGEYDLSDSLTVFAHAGGGRSDVKRMSDQVPQILNAAGDTSNTPGYYKFNVDRSTADVGLRGLFATGPVTHTATLMATRYQDELSRGINSGTLVRSNLYHPVDAPKQSINAPRVLRVSESDLSGVALTDTLGFLDERIQLTLGVRRQAIESRNYNAAGAVSSRYKDNATTPLVGVVVKPWDDVSLYYNYVEGLSKGDTAPGTASNAGDTFAPYKSKQHELGVKYEHGTFMTSVALFQIEKPSGELGANGVYSVQAEQRNRGVELSAYGEVAPRTRLMGGVTFLEGELTKSATAANRGNKPVGVPDIQANLWAEYDTLWLEGFTLTGGAIYTDSQYVNQANTQALDSWTRIDAGARYVTKIEGRPTTLRATVQNVFDREYWSGVASYGAFSPGYPRTLQLSATVDF comes from the coding sequence ATGCCTGTTGCCAGCCGGTTAACACTCGCCATTCGTACCGCCCTGTTGCTGGCGGCTGCCAGCAGCAACGCCTGGGCCGCTATCGCCGAGCCGACCGACGACAGCCCGCCGCCCCTGACCCTTGACGCGACGAACGTCAACGCTCGCTACACCGGCCCCACCGACCTGCCCGATGTGCTCGCCGGTGGCCAGGTGGCCCGTGGCGCGCGCCTGGGCATGCTGGGCAACAAGGATGTGATGGACACGCCGTTCAGCGTTACCAGCTACACCGCCAAGACCCTCGCCGACCTGCAAACCGTGACCGTGGCCGATGCCCTGGAGCGCGACCCCTCGGTGCGTTCCACCGGGCAGACCGGGGGTATCGTCGACTCGTTTTTCGTGCGTGGCTTTGCGATCGGCGAGGGCAACCTGGGCGAGTTGGCGTATGACGGCGTGTACGGCGTGGCGCCCAACTACCGTGCATTTACCGAGTACGCCGAACGCGTCGAAGTACTCAAGGGGCCGGGAGCGTTGATGTACGGCATTTCACCCAACAGCGGCGTCGGCGGGGTGATCAATATCGTGCCCAAGCGCCCGCTGGATCAGGACTTGACCCGCTTCACCGGCAGTTACGCCTCCGATACCCAAGTGGGTGGCCACCTGGACATCAGCCGGCGCTTTGGCGACGAAAACCAGTTTGGCGTGCGCTTCAACGGTAGCCTCCAGGGCGGCGACACTGCCGTGGACAGCCAGAACCGCGATGTCGGTATCGGCGCCATCGCCCTGGATTATCGCGGCGAGCGGCTGCGCCTGAACCTCGATTACCTCAGTCAGAAAGAGAGCTTTGAAGGCGCTTCGCGGCCTTTCACCATTGCGCCGGGCGCGGACGTGCCGTCTGCCGCGAACGGCCGCACCAGCCTGCCGCAGAAGTGGGGCTGGTCGGACACCAAGGAGCAGTCGGCGTTGCTCGGCGGCGAATATGACCTGAGCGACTCGCTCACCGTGTTCGCCCACGCCGGTGGCGGCAGGTCGGATGTGAAGCGCATGTCCGACCAGGTGCCACAAATTCTCAACGCCGCCGGTGATACCAGCAACACGCCCGGTTACTACAAGTTCAACGTTGACCGCTCCACCGCCGATGTGGGCCTGCGCGGGTTGTTCGCGACGGGCCCGGTGACCCATACCGCTACGCTGATGGCAACCCGTTACCAGGACGAACTGTCCCGTGGCATCAACAGTGGCACGCTGGTTCGCTCCAATCTGTATCACCCGGTGGACGCGCCCAAGCAATCAATCAACGCGCCCCGGGTGTTGCGCGTTTCCGAATCGGATTTGTCCGGCGTGGCGCTGACGGACACCCTGGGCTTTCTGGATGAGCGCATCCAACTGACCCTGGGCGTGCGTCGCCAGGCGATTGAGTCACGTAACTACAACGCCGCGGGCGCGGTCAGCTCACGCTACAAAGACAACGCGACCACGCCGCTGGTGGGCGTGGTGGTCAAGCCGTGGGATGACGTGTCGCTCTACTACAACTATGTCGAGGGCCTGAGCAAAGGCGACACCGCCCCAGGCACGGCGAGCAACGCCGGCGACACCTTTGCGCCGTACAAGTCCAAGCAGCATGAGCTGGGCGTGAAGTATGAGCACGGTACTTTCATGACCAGCGTGGCGTTGTTCCAGATCGAAAAGCCCAGCGGCGAACTGGGCGCCAATGGTGTGTATTCGGTACAGGCCGAGCAGCGCAACCGTGGCGTCGAACTGAGCGCGTACGGCGAAGTGGCACCCCGCACGCGGTTGATGGGCGGCGTGACCTTTCTTGAGGGTGAGCTGACAAAGTCCGCCACCGCAGCCAACCGTGGCAACAAACCCGTGGGCGTGCCGGACATCCAGGCCAACCTGTGGGCCGAGTACGACACCCTGTGGCTGGAAGGCTTTACCCTCACCGGCGGCGCGATCTACACCGATAGCCAATACGTCAATCAGGCCAATACCCAGGCGCTGGATTCCTGGACGCGCATCGACGCGGGCGCGCGGTATGTGACGAAGATAGAAGGGCGGCCCACCACTTTGCGCGCGACCGTACAGAACGTGTTTGATCGCGAGTATTGGTCGGGTGTGGCGTCGTATGGGGCGTTTTCGCCGGGTTATCCACGTACGTTGCAGCTGTCGGCCACGGTCGATTTCTGA
- a CDS encoding sigma-70 family RNA polymerase sigma factor, protein MSDSLPAPNTSHLRAIEALYSGHHGWLYATLKRKLGNAMDAADLAQDTFTRILASQVTVIDQPRAYLTCVAKGILVNWYQRKALERAYLEALASVPAHEVPSPQAHFIVLETLHEIDAMLDALPPLVKRAFLLSQLHGLQYQAIAEQLGVSLITIKRYMKQAFMQCLMRVE, encoded by the coding sequence ATGAGCGACAGCCTCCCCGCCCCCAACACCTCTCACCTGCGTGCAATCGAGGCGCTGTACAGCGGCCATCACGGCTGGCTGTACGCCACGCTCAAACGCAAACTCGGCAACGCCATGGATGCGGCGGACCTGGCCCAGGACACCTTCACCCGCATCCTCGCCTCCCAGGTCACGGTGATCGACCAGCCCCGCGCTTATCTGACCTGCGTGGCCAAGGGCATCCTGGTCAACTGGTACCAGCGCAAGGCGTTGGAGCGTGCGTACCTGGAAGCGCTCGCCAGTGTCCCGGCCCACGAGGTGCCGTCACCGCAAGCGCACTTCATCGTGCTGGAGACCCTGCACGAAATCGACGCGATGCTCGACGCGCTGCCGCCGCTGGTCAAGCGTGCGTTCCTGCTGTCGCAGCTCCACGGTCTCCAATACCAGGCCATCGCCGAGCAACTGGGCGTGTCGCTGATCACCATCAAGCGCTACATGAAACAGGCGTTCATGCAATGCCTGATGCGGGTCGAATAA
- a CDS encoding TonB-dependent receptor encodes MNFKKNTIALAVGSVVCVTGGAWAAETAPLEIAPITVSGEKINRSLEQTQSSVVVVTEQQLRDKADHSLVDVFARTPGVYSQAGNENWGIRGVPVSGFDDQGPATLNGAVSVYVDGAVQPNRTLTLSPTTLWDVEQVEVFLGPQSTTQGRNSLAGAVVVQTRNPTFQPSFSAQTNVGNYGEKGAAVAGGGSIVDDKIAGRIALDYQDGDGYIDNIALGKDANPHRTSNARGKLLITPSDDLDVLLTYAHNEHRQGDNSVIRNPDKVRYYKVSSNTQAFDNLLQDTVSAKLDYRLDDQWSLTSLTTNTNSDYSNRLDFDQNAVDNDVILRKQDGKLFGQELRLNYSSDTVKSFIGAYYGHNTNNFHDRLLSAGELAATVKGDTTIENKALFGEVNWTFAPRWTLVTGLRYDHETNDTDIKQDDLSDAAKVNKSFAAVLPKLGINYELAAGQYLGFMVQKGYRGGGVNVRSGSGHQSYDPEYTTNYELSYRGSFFEDTLRARANLYYTDWKDQQVSVRQANTNIIDVYNAGRSDIKGLEVFVEKDLSEQLTLTVGGAITDGKYKDFIAGNGQDRSGQAFLYAPKYKMSVGGIYRINDRLTFNTDVTYQSTTPSAYEFDAAGKVNGERRSDNYVLANFSSEFKVTQHVAVSGFVKNAFDKRYVTNNRDDEIIDAGAPRTFGMALRYDL; translated from the coding sequence GTGAATTTCAAAAAGAATACAATTGCACTGGCGGTAGGGTCGGTGGTGTGCGTGACAGGTGGCGCCTGGGCGGCTGAAACGGCCCCCCTGGAAATTGCCCCGATCACGGTGAGCGGGGAAAAAATCAACCGCAGCCTTGAGCAAACCCAATCCAGCGTAGTGGTGGTGACTGAACAGCAACTGCGCGACAAGGCCGACCACAGCCTGGTCGATGTCTTCGCTCGTACGCCGGGCGTGTACAGCCAGGCCGGTAACGAAAACTGGGGTATTCGCGGTGTGCCGGTGTCCGGTTTCGACGACCAGGGCCCGGCCACCCTCAACGGCGCTGTGTCGGTGTATGTGGACGGCGCCGTGCAACCCAACCGTACCCTGACCCTGAGCCCCACGACATTGTGGGATGTCGAGCAAGTCGAGGTCTTCCTCGGCCCGCAATCCACCACCCAGGGGCGCAACTCCCTGGCCGGTGCGGTGGTGGTGCAGACCCGCAACCCGACGTTCCAACCCAGCTTTTCGGCGCAAACCAATGTGGGCAACTACGGTGAAAAAGGCGCGGCGGTTGCCGGCGGCGGGAGCATTGTCGATGACAAGATCGCCGGGCGCATCGCCCTGGATTACCAGGATGGCGATGGCTATATCGATAACATCGCGCTCGGCAAGGACGCCAACCCCCATCGCACCAGCAATGCACGCGGCAAGCTGCTGATCACGCCCAGCGACGACCTCGACGTCTTGCTCACCTATGCCCACAACGAACACCGCCAGGGTGACAACTCGGTCATCCGCAACCCGGACAAGGTGCGTTACTACAAGGTGTCTTCCAACACCCAGGCGTTCGACAACCTTCTCCAGGACACCGTCAGCGCCAAACTCGACTACCGCCTCGACGATCAGTGGTCGCTGACCAGCCTCACCACCAACACGAATTCGGACTACAGCAACCGCCTGGATTTCGACCAGAACGCCGTGGACAACGACGTTATTCTGCGCAAGCAGGATGGCAAACTGTTCGGCCAGGAACTGCGCCTCAACTACAGCTCGGACACGGTGAAGAGTTTCATCGGGGCCTACTACGGCCACAACACCAACAATTTCCACGACCGGTTGTTGTCTGCTGGTGAGTTGGCAGCGACGGTCAAAGGCGACACGACTATCGAAAACAAAGCGCTGTTCGGTGAAGTCAACTGGACCTTTGCCCCGCGCTGGACGCTGGTCACCGGCCTGCGCTACGACCACGAGACCAACGACACTGACATCAAGCAGGACGATCTGTCCGACGCCGCCAAGGTCAACAAGTCGTTCGCCGCCGTGCTGCCCAAACTCGGTATCAACTACGAACTCGCCGCCGGCCAGTACCTGGGCTTTATGGTGCAAAAGGGCTATCGCGGCGGCGGCGTGAATGTGCGCTCCGGCAGCGGCCACCAGTCGTACGACCCTGAGTACACCACCAACTACGAGTTGTCATACCGCGGTTCATTCTTCGAAGACACCCTGCGCGCCCGCGCCAACCTGTATTACACCGACTGGAAAGACCAACAGGTCAGCGTGCGCCAGGCCAACACCAATATCATTGACGTCTACAACGCCGGTCGCAGTGATATCAAGGGCCTGGAAGTGTTCGTCGAAAAAGACCTCAGCGAGCAGTTGACCTTGACCGTCGGGGGGGCGATCACCGACGGCAAATACAAGGACTTCATCGCGGGCAATGGCCAGGACCGCAGTGGCCAGGCGTTCCTGTACGCGCCCAAGTACAAGATGTCGGTGGGCGGCATCTATCGCATCAACGACCGCCTGACCTTCAACACCGACGTTACGTATCAGAGCACGACCCCGTCCGCGTACGAGTTCGATGCGGCGGGCAAGGTCAATGGCGAGCGCAGGAGTGACAACTACGTGCTGGCCAATTTCAGCAGCGAATTCAAAGTCACCCAGCACGTGGCGGTGTCGGGCTTCGTGAAAAACGCCTTCGACAAGCGCTACGTCACCAACAACCGCGATGACGAAATCATCGATGCGGGAGCGCCACGCACCTTTGGCATGGCGTTGCGTTACGACCTGTAA